A genomic segment from Xyrauchen texanus isolate HMW12.3.18 chromosome 21, RBS_HiC_50CHRs, whole genome shotgun sequence encodes:
- the LOC127661878 gene encoding ubiquitin carboxyl-terminal hydrolase 8-like encodes MPSVSTRVKDLYLSTSLGDLNKKAEVKPDKISTRNYVQSACKIFKAAEECRLDCDEEKAYVLYMKYLTVYDFIKKRPDFKQQQEFFLSMLGPTSFKKAIEEAEKLAESLKLRYEEVEVRKKLEEKERKEEKSQREERAEKDGRISPRLPSEKKENKKVKEEPNNSKSRCDKGSISAEGLFHLMKDPSISVLVMDARSRQDFEESQMCVPSQMCISVPEEAISPGVTVNQIEGKLPAASLCEWKRRGFVDYLILLDWFSSVSDLKLGTTLQSLKDALFKWDSSTILRSEPLVLEGGYDNWLLFYPMYTSNAKVKPPRQQMASTLPQLNFTYPSLEEPKPVIVHEEPAAPVQLNGERTTLYKEPTTDYPANTQTHTPLPQPAPPTSIDTVTPPSASPRHTPQIDRSKKPPVKLSSAKVSDKPAVNDIPAEHNGPMMPDRSIKPNLDPSKALSEEERREIQAETLSLMEKARKEQEQRKRAQEEMREGEQRAREEKEHRETEERRQREENEKKEEEKQQERKKLERKTAEEEDHGETERDEKSRKVQKDIALDAQMKSMSLDSHVHFSTVNDNKRELLTRARSEEMGRTVPGLPDGWMKFLDTVTGTYRYYHSPTNRVHLYPPEVNTPQIPPSTLSTPKAKPPQPAETEKEKEHEREREREQSKLKRSYSSPDISQELNAETSRKPAAVPAFNRENKPLTAATYAKVEIARPSAAKIRNLNPVFGGQGPLLTGLRNLGNTCYMNSILQCLCNTVAMAEYFTRNYYQEDINRANILGHKGEVAEEFSVIMKALWSGQYKCISPQDFKGTICKINNRFSSYEHQDSQELLLFLMDGLHEDLNKANKRRGYNEEDIDHLDDVSAAELAWSKHKLLNESIIVALFQGQFKSTVQCMSCQHMSRTFETFMYLTLEMTSSSKCSLQDCLKLFSKEERLTDSNRFYCRHCKTHRDAIKKMQIWKLPPILLVHLKRFKYDGRWREKLQTLVDFPLDNLDLSQYVIGPKNNLKKYNLYAVSNHYGGLDGGHYTAYCKNPLKQRWHKFDDHEVSDISASSVRTAAAYIFFYSSF; translated from the exons ATGCCGTCTGTGTCCACTCGAGTGAAGGATTTGTATCTGTCCACATCACTGGGGGATTTGAACAAGAAGGCAGAAGTCAAACCAGACAAAATCAGTACCAGAAa CTATGTCCAGAGTGCGTGTAAGATCTTCAAGGCGGCTGAGGAGTGTCGGCTGGACTGTGATGAGGAGAAAGCTTATGTGCTGTACATGAAGTATCTGACTGTTTATGACTTCATCAAGAAAAGACCGGACTTCAAACAGCAGCAG gAATTCTTCCTGTCTATGCTGGGACCAACTAGCTTTAAAAAAGCTATAGAGGAAGCAGAGAAACTTGCAGAGAGTCTAAAGCTCCG GTACGAGGAAGTGGAAGTGCGCAAAAAGcttgaagaaaaagagagaaaagaggaaaaGAGTCAAAGAGAAGAAAGGGCAGAGAAAGATGGACGTATTTCACCCAGACTACCATCAGAAAAGAAGGAAAATAAGAAG GTTAAAGAAGAACCCAATAACAGTAAGAGCAGATGTGATAAAG gcagtATCAGTGCAGAGGGTTTATTTCATTTGATGAAGGACCCCAGTATCAGTGTGCTGGTGATGGATGCCCGGAGCAGACAGGACTTTGAGGAGTCACAGATGTGTGtcccatctcagatgtgtatcaGTGTACCTGAGGAGGCCATCAGCCCAGG GGTGACAGTGAACCAGATTGAGGGGAAGCTACCTGCAGCGTCGCTTTGCGAGTGGAAACGTCGAGGGTTTGTGGATTACCTTATTCTGTTGGACTGGTTCAGCAGCGTCTCTGATCTCAAACTGGGCACCACATTGCAGAGCCTTAAGGATGCTCTCTTTAAG TGGGACAGCAGTACTATCCTGCGCAGTGAGCCGTTGGTGCTAGAGGGAGGATATGATAACTGGCTGCTCTTTTACCCCATGTACACCAGCAACGCTAAAGTCAAACCACCCAGACAGCAGATGGCCAGCACACTGCCACAAC TAAATTTCACATACCCTTCACTGGAAGAGCCCAAACCTGTGATTGTGCATGAAGAGCCTGCAGCTCCAGTGCAGCTCAATGGAGAGCGCACAACTTTGTACAAGGAACCCACAACAGATTAccctgcaaacacacaaacacacacaccactgcCACAGCCTGCTCCCCCCACAAGCATAGACACTGTAACACCGCCCTCCGCCTCGCCCAGACACACTCCACAG ATCGATCGCTCTAAGAAACCACCAGTGAAACTGTCTAGTGCAAAGGTCAGTGATAAGCCTGCAGTGAACGATATCCCTGCGGAACACAATGGACCGATGATGCCCGACCGCTCCATCAAACCCAACCTGGACCCATCCAAAGCTCTGAGCGAGGAGGAACGCAGGGAGATCCAAGCTGAGACCCTCAGTCTGATGGAGAAGGCTCGTAAAGAACAGGAACAACGCAAGCGAGCTCAGGAGGAGATGAGAGAGGGAGAACAGCGAGCCAGAGAAGAGAAGGAacacagagagacagaggaaAGACGACAGAGAGAAGAGAACGAGAAAAAGGAAGAGGAGAAACAGCAGGAGAGAAAGAAACTGGAGCGAAAGACTGCAGAAGAGGAGGATCATGGAGAAACCGAGAGAGACGAGAAGAGCAGAAAAGTGCAAAAGGACATTGCACTGGATGCACAGATGAAGAGCATGTCACTGGATTCACACGTACATTTCAGCACTGTGAACGACAACAAG AGGGAGCTTCTGACACGAGCACGCAGTGAGGAAATGGGCCGAACTGTACCTGGGTTACCTGATGGCTGGATGAAG TTTCTTGATACTGTGACGGGCACCTATAGATATTACCACTCGCCCACCAACCGCGTGCATCTCTACCCTCCAGAGGTCAACACACCTCAAATCCCACCCAGCACACTTTCCACACCCAAAGCCAAGCCGCCACAACCTGCAGagactgagaaagagaaagaacatgagcgggagagagagagggagcagtCCAAACTGAAACGATCATACTCGTCTCCTGATATCAGTCAGGAGCTCAATGCAGAAACAAGCAGGAAACCTGCAGCTGTACCTGCATTTAACAGAGAAAACAa GCCTCTGACTGCAGCCACATATGCTAAGGTCGAGATTGCACGCCCGTCTGCGGCTAAGATCCGGAATTTAAATCCAGTGTTTGGGGGTCAGGGCCCATTATTAACAGGCCTTCGTAACCTCGGCAACACCTGCTACATGAACTCCATCCTTCAGTGCCTGTGTAACACTGTTGCCATGGCAGAATATTTCACCAGGAATTACTATCAAGAGGACATTAATCG gGCAAATATTCTGGGTCATAAAGGTGAGGTGGCTGAGGAGTTCAGTGTCATTATGAAGGCGCTGTGGTCGGGACAGTACAAATGCATCAGCCCGCAGGATTTTAAAGGCACCATCTGTAAAATCAACAACCGCTTTTCAAGCTACGAGCATCAAGATTCACAGGAACTGCTGTTGTTCCTCATGGACGGACTGCATGAAGATCTCAATAAG GCGAACAAACGCAGAGGTTATAACGAAGAAGACATCGATCATCTGGACGATGTGAGCGCTGCGGAACTGGCCTGGTCTAAACACAAGCTACTGAACGAGTCCATCATCGTTGCTCTGTTTCAGGGCCAATTTAAATCCACAGTTCAGTGCATGAGCTGCCAACACATGTCACGTACATTTGAGACCTTCATGTACCTCACGCTGGAGATGACGTCCAGCAGCAAGTGCTCTCTACAG GATTGCTTAAAGCTGTTTTCGAAGGAGGAGCGTTTGACGGACAGTAACCGGTTCTACTGCCGACACTGCAAAACACACAGAGACGCCATCAAGAAAATGCAGATCTGGAAACTTCCACCAATTTTGCTAGTGCACTTGAAACG ATTTAAATACGACGGCCGGTGGCGAGAAAAGCTCCAGACATTGGTTGATTTTCCGCTGGATAATCTGGACCTATCGCAGTATGTCATTGGGCCCAAAAACAACCTGAAGAAATACAACCTGTACGCTGTGTCT aATCATTATGGCGGGCTGGACGGTGGTCATTACACAGCATACTGTAAGAACCCGCTGAAGCAGCGCTGGCACAAGTTTGATGATCACGAGGTGTCTGACATCTCCGCCTCCTCCGTCCGCACAGCAGCGGCTTACATCTTCTTTTACTCCTCCTTTTGA